In Chryseobacterium oryzae, the genomic stretch ACTATGGCAAGATCTGTATACGGAAGTGAAGTAAACGGTAGATTCCATTTCAGAGAAAATCCTGGGCAAACCGGAGATAATCTTTTCAATTTTAACAATCAGATTGCATACAGATTTTATAGAGAAGTGCCTTTAATGGATGATCCTTCTGTGAAATCTAACATTTACAATCTTGGAGTATATGGGCAGCTACAAACCAAAGTTGCAAAAGGACTAGACTTCATGGCGGGTTTAAGATTGGATTACGGTGGTTATCCGAAGGCGGGATTCAACCAAAAACTGTATGATGAAATGGGAATAAGAACAGATAATCAGATTAAATCTTTTATTATTCAGCCAAGATTCCAGTTCGACTGGAATATCAACGAAGGGAACAAAGATTTCTTGAAATTCGGAGCAGGTATATTCTCATCCGATATCAACAATTACATGATTATTAATAATCTTGTGTTCGATGGAAGACATTTAGCAACAGTGGATGTAAACCCTTCCCAAATTGGTCTTACTCCAAATTTCATAGATTATAGAAATAACTATGGGAGCATTCCAACATTATCTCAATATCAGGTTCCTACCATTAATTATACAGGAAAAGATGCTAAAATTCCTGTAGTTTATAAAGCGAATATTTCATATACACACTTCTTTAACGAACGTTTCAGAGCAGGTGTTGCGGGATATATGGCATTAGGAAGAAACAATTATTTCTACTATGACAGAAATATGGTAGCTAACCCTTATTTTACTCTGAATAACGAAGGTGGAAGAGGAGTTTATGTTCCTGCCGCAAGTATTAATTCTAACGGAACATTAGATTGGAAAAACGGAAGAATCAATAAAAACTTCGGAAGAGTATTAGAATTAGTGAGCGACGGAAAAGTAAATCAGTTTTCATTTGTAGTAGACACAAGTTACCGTTACTGGAAAGACGGAGAAATTACGGCAAGTTATACTTGGTCTGATATTAAAGACAATACTTCTTATAATGGGAACGTAGCCAACTCTGCAACCCTTTCTACAATGGTATCTGGTGATCCTAGAAATCTGAGAATGACGTATTCTGATAATCAGTTCAGAAATAAATTGGTTCTTTACGGTAATTCACCTACTATTGCAGGATTTACATTAGGAATTAGATACGCAGGAATGGGTGGAACGCGTTTCTCTGTAACAGCCGGAGGAAACGTAAATGGAGATTTTGTAGATTCTAACGATCTTGCTTATATCTTCCCGAATCTTACTCAGACACTTATTGATAATCCTGAAGTTGGAAATGCACTTAAAAATTATATCACAGACTATAATAATAAAATTGCCGAAAGAAATGGTGGAAAGAACGGATTTTACGGTGTTTGGGATCTTCGTGTAGCTAAGAAAATTAAATTTGAAAAAATCGGAGCATTCGAATTTTCAGTAGATATCTTCAATGTGGCAAACCTATTGAACAAAGAATGGGGAGTTAATAAATCTTATAACACGATGTCTTTGTACAGAATTACGGGATTCGACCAAGCTACACAACAGTTTAAATACAGTTTGAATACGAGTGGATTGGCGCCATTGAGTGGAAATCCTTATCAGATACAGATCGGAGCAAAATATTCGTTCTAAAAATCTAAAAAGTGAGTGGTTGGTTTTGAGGATATGATTATAAAGAAAATTATTCTGAGACTAACCATTTGCTTCATTTTAATTACCTTTATATGAAAGTTGAAAACTTTTTAGTTTAATATTAATTTATATTATGAAAAAAATTATCTTAGGGTTAGCAGTTTTAAGTACCGTTGTAATGAATGCGCAAACCCAGATTATTGCACACAGAGGCTATTGGCAAACCCAGCCGGAAACTACAGAAAATTCTCTCAAATCTTTAGAAAACTCTCAGAAGCTGAAGATCTATGGTTCTGAATTTGATGTCCGAATGACAAAAGATGGAGTTTTGGTAGTGAACCACGACGAGCATCATGCAAAAATGGAAATCTCTGAAACCAATTTTAAAGATCTTGAAAAAGTAAAATTATCCAATGGCGAAAATTTTCCTACGCTTAAAGATTATCTTAAACAAGGGAAAAAAGATAAAGCATTGAAGCTGATTGTCGAAATTAAGCCAGATAAAACGAAAGAAAAAGAAGACGAGCTTACAGCGAAAACCATCAAAATGATTAAAGACATGAAATTGGGCAGTCAATGCGAGTTCATTTCTTTTAGCTTGAATATCTGTAAGGAAATCAAAAAATTGGAACCCTCATTTAAAGTTCAGTATCTGAGAGGAGAACTTTCTCCAAAGCAGATTAAAGATGAAGGATTAGACGGAATAGACTATCATTACAGTATCTTCAAGAAAAATCCTACATGGATTTCTGAAGCAAACAGCTTAGGGCTAATTACCAATGCCTGGACGGTAAATGACATTGAAATTGCCAATGAACTGAAAGCAGAAAAAATTGGTTTTATAACGACCAATATTCCCGATAAACTTAAAGATTAAAATTAAATTTTTTTTCAAATACATAATCTGTCTCTGTGAAGAGGCAGATTTTTTTTGTCTCATGTTTTTTAATGTTAAATGGTCATTAAAGTACGATGAATAAAGGAAAAATCAAAATTAATTATCATTCATTCTTGTAAATGCCTTATAGAGAAGCTTTTATAAGAATCTGTTAAAAGTAAATTAATATTTTGTTTAAAAATTCTTTAAAAAATGTTAAAATGATATTAAAAATGTCGTCATAAAGCCTTTTTACTTTTGCACAAACAAAAACGAAATGCGTAAAGAGACTCAAAAAATACTTTTGTTATCTGTTTTAGGATTGGTAAGCATCAATCTTACAGCACAACAGAAAGTGAAGAAAGATTCCGTCAAGGTAATTGATGAAGTGGTAGTAACCGCTTTAGGTATTAAAAGGCACGATAAGTCTTTGGGATATGTAGCAGAAAAAGTTGGTGCTGAAGAGTTTGTAAAAACACAGAATAATAACTGGGCACAAGCCTTGGAAGGTAAAGTTGCCGGACTTAAAATTCTAACTGCAGGAGCAGGGCCTCTCGGTTCTGCACATATTACTTTAAGAGGAGCACAATCCATGAATCCTGCCAATAACCGTGCATTAATTGTTTTAGATGGAGTTCCTTTGGGTGGAACAGATACGGGAACGGGTAATTCGGCTTATGCAGCTGGTTCTGGAGGTGATCTTCCTGTAGATTTCGGGAATAATTTTAACAGTATAAACCCGGATGATATAGAATCTGTAACTATATTAAAAGGTGCAACCGCATCTGCTTTATATGGAGAAAGAGGTTCTGCCGGAGCGAT encodes the following:
- a CDS encoding TonB-dependent receptor, yielding MKKVKIVLGLLCLSFGTLAYAQTTQASIVGKVIGVGKKPQEKVKVTIINESTGFKTETETNSRGEYIFKEIPLGGPYTVLVNDEKREGYSVNFGDQVTVDMDLGNEKTIEEVVLAGNLKNKIGNLGAATAITTKNMGILPVNGRNFANLSELSPLSGKNGSISGQLGSSTNFTIDGMTAKNPTSAGATTSRSGAPFSISIEAVREFKVTTNQYDVTLGRSGGGTISAVTKSGTNKFSGSAWEYLRTNWLSSKYDIRGNKRDNDFSTSQFGFSLGGPIIKNKLHFFTAWDHQLDSRPLQIADIKSHDDELRLNTTTGTLNKFLDIARAKYGVANSPQFGSFDKVRNSDAAFLRLDWQINEKNLLTLRNNFTYDLNKNGLGDNTAINAFESYGNDKNMDNSLLLTLRSNIKPNMTNELKAQYLYTYQDSYQNDQLGRPVPRAIVENIVSSIDGKDKATNIQIGGHRFAQESFKNNVFQIVDNLYYNTDKIKYTFGADLMYTMARSVYGSEVNGRFHFRENPGQTGDNLFNFNNQIAYRFYREVPLMDDPSVKSNIYNLGVYGQLQTKVAKGLDFMAGLRLDYGGYPKAGFNQKLYDEMGIRTDNQIKSFIIQPRFQFDWNINEGNKDFLKFGAGIFSSDINNYMIINNLVFDGRHLATVDVNPSQIGLTPNFIDYRNNYGSIPTLSQYQVPTINYTGKDAKIPVVYKANISYTHFFNERFRAGVAGYMALGRNNYFYYDRNMVANPYFTLNNEGGRGVYVPAASINSNGTLDWKNGRINKNFGRVLELVSDGKVNQFSFVVDTSYRYWKDGEITASYTWSDIKDNTSYNGNVANSATLSTMVSGDPRNLRMTYSDNQFRNKLVLYGNSPTIAGFTLGIRYAGMGGTRFSVTAGGNVNGDFVDSNDLAYIFPNLTQTLIDNPEVGNALKNYITDYNNKIAERNGGKNGFYGVWDLRVAKKIKFEKIGAFEFSVDIFNVANLLNKEWGVNKSYNTMSLYRITGFDQATQQFKYSLNTSGLAPLSGNPYQIQIGAKYSF
- a CDS encoding glycerophosphodiester phosphodiesterase family protein, which translates into the protein MKKIILGLAVLSTVVMNAQTQIIAHRGYWQTQPETTENSLKSLENSQKLKIYGSEFDVRMTKDGVLVVNHDEHHAKMEISETNFKDLEKVKLSNGENFPTLKDYLKQGKKDKALKLIVEIKPDKTKEKEDELTAKTIKMIKDMKLGSQCEFISFSLNICKEIKKLEPSFKVQYLRGELSPKQIKDEGLDGIDYHYSIFKKNPTWISEANSLGLITNAWTVNDIEIANELKAEKIGFITTNIPDKLKD